From a region of the Bacillota bacterium genome:
- a CDS encoding ABC transporter ATP-binding protein codes for MAVLVAEGLTKIYGASKKTAITKALSGLSLQVEAGEMVGVMGPSGSGKTTLLNILATIDRPTSGSFRLDGVDPTTLNGEELARFRRRVLGYVFQDFNLLKTLNVQDNIALPLALDGVSSKKIKKRLTEVAEQLDLIPLLQRRIYELSGGQQQRVAIARAIVHRPALILADEPTGNLDSKSSWDVLEAFVQLNKGEGATVLMVTHDPFVASFCQRIIFIRDGQLFFELRRKETRQVFFQEILDTLSLLGGDFPNGKERKGGLHW; via the coding sequence ATGGCGGTGTTAGTAGCAGAAGGTTTGACCAAGATCTATGGCGCCTCGAAGAAGACGGCGATAACCAAAGCTCTATCTGGCCTGAGTCTACAAGTGGAGGCGGGAGAAATGGTAGGGGTGATGGGACCTTCGGGCAGTGGTAAGACTACACTGTTAAACATCCTGGCTACCATTGATCGCCCCACTTCCGGTTCGTTTCGTCTTGATGGGGTGGACCCTACGACGTTAAACGGAGAGGAACTGGCCCGTTTTCGAAGAAGGGTCCTTGGATATGTCTTTCAGGATTTCAATCTCCTTAAGACCCTGAACGTTCAGGACAATATTGCCTTGCCCTTGGCTTTGGACGGTGTCAGTTCCAAGAAGATCAAGAAGCGCTTGACAGAAGTGGCCGAACAACTGGATCTGATACCGCTTCTTCAAAGGCGCATTTATGAGCTTTCCGGTGGACAACAGCAGCGAGTGGCGATTGCCCGGGCCATCGTTCACCGACCAGCCCTTATTTTGGCCGATGAACCCACAGGAAACCTGGATTCCAAGTCCTCTTGGGATGTCTTGGAGGCCTTTGTGCAGTTGAATAAGGGAGAGGGGGCTACGGTATTGATGGTAACCCATGACCCCTTTGTGGCCAGCTTCTGCCAGAGAATCATCTTTATCCGAGACGGCCAGTTGTTCTTCGAACTGAGGCGTAAGGAGACTCGCCAGGTCTTCTTTCAGGAGATCTTAGATACCCTCAGTCTACTTGGCGGGGACTTTCCCAACGGTAAGGAACGGAAAGGGGGCTTGCACTGGTGA